The window GTCATCGTGATGAGGGCGGTGAAAAGCACCTCGCGGATCGTCCGGCCCTTGGAGATGCGGGCGAGGAACAGGCCGACGAAGGGAGCCCACGCGATCCACCACGACCAGTAGAACACCGTCCAGAACGACGTCCACCCGGTGCCGCCCTCGACGCCGGTCCCGGTGAACAGGCTCATACTGAAGAAGTTCTGCACGTAGGTCCCGACCGCAAGCGCCCCCGTGTTCAGGACGCTCAGCGCCGAGATGTTGCTCATCACCATCCCGCCGACGAGCGTCGCCGCCAGGAGGATCCCCATCATCACGATGTTGAAGTCAGAGAGCCGCCGGATGCCGCGGTCGATCCCGGCCACGAGCGAGAGCGTGAAGATGATCGTGATCCCCGTGATCGCAAGCAGGGTCTCGAAGTTCCCGAACTGGATCCCCGTCCGGTAGGTGATCCCGGTGAGGATCTGCGTCGCGATGAACCCCAACCCGGTCGCGATGCCGCCGAGGGTGGCGACCACCGCCAGCGTGTCGATCGTCTTCCCGATCACGCCGTCGAGGCCGTCCTTCCCCAGAACCGGGACCAGCACCGTCGACGTCCGGAACGGGGCGTCCATCTTGTAGGCGTAGTACGCCACCGGGATCCCGATCGCGAGGTAGCCGCCCCACGCGGAGACCCCGTAATGGAAGATCGAGTACGCGAGCGCCGGCACCATCGCGCTCTCGGTCCCGGCTTCGGCGCTCCCCGCGAACAGCGGCGGGACCGAACTGAAGTGTGTCAGCGCCTCGACCGGGCCGAAGAACACGATCCCCGCCGACAACCCTGCCGAGAAGAACATCGTGAGATACGAGAAGTTGCTGTACTCGGGGTCGCCCTCGCCGAGTTTGATCCGGCCGTAGGGGCTGACCATCAGGTAGACGCAGATCGCGAGCATCAGGAACATTGCGAGCAGGTACATCCACGCCAACCCCTCCCCGAACACGGAGAACGCGGTCGTTATTTGACTCGACACCCAGTCGGTTCTGAACGCCGCAAGTCCGATGAAGACGAACGTGACCAAGGCCCCGAGCGCGAACGGGATCGGGTCGATTTCGTCGACGAAGTTTGCGAGCGCTCCTTGATCGCTAGCTTGAGCCATACTAAACTCTACCGAGTACGTTTTGCTACTAACATATATATGTTTCCCTGGTCTCATTCGGGACTACGGCCGCCCGTGTTACCGAATTTTTATATAGTAGTTCTCCCACCTCGGAGTATGTCCCCGGAGCAACCGATCTTCGACTACACCTCGTCGGCCCCGTGGGAACAGGTCATCCGCGCTTACGGCTCCGCCGAGGCGCTCAACGGCGCGGTTCGGGAGTTGGTCGCCGAGGGGAACACGAAAGCGCAGGCCTGGGAGGCGATCTGGGACCACGAGGTCCGCCGGTTCGAGCGCGACCCCGAGTTCCGGTCGTCGGTCCGGGACATCTACGCCGCGGCCGGCGTGAACCTCCTCAGCGTCACCCCCTGGACCCACGACGACGTCCCCGAGCGGACCGGCCAGCGGCGCGACCTCGCCCGGTGGCAGTCCCGCTTCGACGCGGCCGAGTGGCTGCGGAAGGTCACCTCGCCCGCGGAGGCCCGCCGGGTCGCCGCCGACGGCGACGTGGGGATCGTGCTGAACACCCAGAACCTCGGTGCCGCCATCGACGGGTCGCTCGACCGGATCGACACCCTGTACAACGAGGGTGTCAGGCTGTTTCAGCTCACGTACAACTACCAGAACCTGCTCGGCACTGGCTGTAACGACCCCTCGGCTGGGGGCCTCTCCACGTTCGGGCGTGCGGCCGTCGACCGCGTGAACGACCTCGGCGGGGTCGTGGACGTGTCCCACTGCGGGCGACAGACCACCCTCGATGCGATCGAGTACTCCGACGACCCCGTGGCTGTGACCCACGCCACGTGCCAGGCGGTGGACTACCACTACCGCGGGAAGTCCGACGCCGAGCTCGAAGCCCTCGCGGACGGGGACGGCTATCTGGGGATCGTGAGCCTTCCGTGGTTCATCGCGCCGGGCGCGGACGATCCCGGCCTCGACGTTCTGCTCGACCACCTCGAGCACGCCGCGTCGATCGTCGGCCACGATCGGATCGGGCTCGGAACCGACTTCTTCCCCGCGGACACCCGGTTTCCCCGGGAGCTACTGGCGTATTACAAACAGCACATCATCGAACTCGGGTTCGATCGCGAGGCGGTCGAGGCCCGGGAGATCGCCGCCGGACTCGGGGAGTTCACCACCTACGAGGAGTGGCCCGCGGTCCGACGGGCGATAGAGGATCGGTTCCCCCTCGAAACGGCCGAGGGTATCCTCGGCGAGAACTTCCTCCGCTTCTGGGGGCGTGCGGTGTAGTCGGCGTCGGAACTCGCGGGAACCTACATAATCTATTGCGCTTTACCGAAGATTTTAATTAGAGTGGCAAAGTCGCATCCGGTAATGGCTACCAATCGGGATCCGGAGAGATACGACCCGAACCGGCTTCGCGACCCCGCGGAGCTGATGCAGCCGGGGCGGTTGGCCTCGCTGAAGCAGACCCGGTTGAGCTTCGCCCGGCTGCTGATGGACAAGATGGTCGACGAGGAGTGGGACGTCCGCCCGACCCGGATGGATCTGGACGAAAACGGCGTCGGCCGCGTTGTCTACACCATCGAAACCCCCGACCGGCTGTTCTCCTTCGGCGTCTTCTCGCACGCCTCCGGCGAGGAGGCCAACACCGACCGCATCATCGCCGAGGACTGGGATATGTGGGGGTTCCTGTGTGAGGGGCGGGCCACGCCCGAACTGATGGATGCCCAGTACGAACAGCTCCCCCACGTCCGGGAGGGACGGGCCACCGCCGACATCCTGATCTGGACCCGGGCGAACCGGAGTTCCCGCTTCTTCGGCCACGTCGTCGACGCGCTGGCCGAGGGCCACCAACCCGACGTGGACTTCTGCGCCCGCGGCGGCTACCTGATGCGCTCGTCGGGCTACTACGGCAACGGCCTCAACGGGACGAAGGAGTTCAAGTCGATGGACGGCGATCACCCGCTGAAGAAACCGTACTTCGCCCAGATGCTCACCGTGTGGCTGCTCCGGGTCTTCAGTTACGACCTCGCCGACCACGTCGCCGCCGCCAGGAGCGACGACGCGGTCACGCTGGATCACGACATCAAGCGGTACCTCGGCACGGGCAACTCCTCGGGGATCGGGATCGTCCACTACCTGATCAACCACCCCCAGCTCCTCCACTCGTGGCTCCGCGCCCGGGAGGTCGCCTTAGCGCGGGCCGAGACCATCGACCCGACCCCCGAGGAGGTCGACCGGTTCCGGACCGTCCTCCGGCGCGCCGAACAGTGGTTCACCGACGACGAGTGCGACACCAAGGACTACTTCCTCTCGAAGGACGAGATCGCCGCCGGGCTGGAACGGACCGAACGCCGGATGGACGAACTCCGCGGGGACCCGGGCGGGGAA of the Halobellus ruber genome contains:
- a CDS encoding BCCT family transporter is translated as MAQASDQGALANFVDEIDPIPFALGALVTFVFIGLAAFRTDWVSSQITTAFSVFGEGLAWMYLLAMFLMLAICVYLMVSPYGRIKLGEGDPEYSNFSYLTMFFSAGLSAGIVFFGPVEALTHFSSVPPLFAGSAEAGTESAMVPALAYSIFHYGVSAWGGYLAIGIPVAYYAYKMDAPFRTSTVLVPVLGKDGLDGVIGKTIDTLAVVATLGGIATGLGFIATQILTGITYRTGIQFGNFETLLAITGITIIFTLSLVAGIDRGIRRLSDFNIVMMGILLAATLVGGMVMSNISALSVLNTGALAVGTYVQNFFSMSLFTGTGVEGGTGWTSFWTVFYWSWWIAWAPFVGLFLARISKGRTIREVLFTALITMTTVSVVWFTVVGGTSMWMQFAGVSDILGAVGEFGNGVAGYALFGALPLGALWQPLFLILVVTFFATSADSSTLAVAMLTTGGKENPSSVNRVFWGVLQGLIASILVVLGGASALRSSVIITGAPFAIVCVLSLFFFLRQLSDDHGHVLFDGDRSWFRSPKKTTSKSPVDDVAAGAQDDD
- a CDS encoding dipeptidase, which gives rise to MSPEQPIFDYTSSAPWEQVIRAYGSAEALNGAVRELVAEGNTKAQAWEAIWDHEVRRFERDPEFRSSVRDIYAAAGVNLLSVTPWTHDDVPERTGQRRDLARWQSRFDAAEWLRKVTSPAEARRVAADGDVGIVLNTQNLGAAIDGSLDRIDTLYNEGVRLFQLTYNYQNLLGTGCNDPSAGGLSTFGRAAVDRVNDLGGVVDVSHCGRQTTLDAIEYSDDPVAVTHATCQAVDYHYRGKSDAELEALADGDGYLGIVSLPWFIAPGADDPGLDVLLDHLEHAASIVGHDRIGLGTDFFPADTRFPRELLAYYKQHIIELGFDREAVEAREIAAGLGEFTTYEEWPAVRRAIEDRFPLETAEGILGENFLRFWGRAV